In Monodelphis domestica isolate mMonDom1 chromosome 1, mMonDom1.pri, whole genome shotgun sequence, the sequence catgcacctgaggacattcctcactctCCTcaccctctgcccagtagccagtgggagtgcttcttctctctcttttctggggTAAGGGGGACCAGGGCGGGGAGAAAGTGTGTGTGGTGgggggcatggcactcagtctgggggtaGAGTGGGGGGTGGGGCCTAGCACTCCATCACGGCTCTATAGCATTTTTATACTTAGAAAGTCCTTTACACACATGAGGTTCCTTTCCCAGGACTGTTAGCAATGGTGGGGATGGAACATAGGGGTGCAGATCACTGACTTTTTAACTGGCTTCACAGAACTCTCATGTTCCAACATACATCTCTgtttgttcctttaaaaaaaaaagtattgttcTCCTGGGCTACAAATGGTGCTCCAGACCATGTAGGCTCATTAACTGGGAATTCCTACCTATATGCCATCTATTCTTATGCTTTGGAAATCAGAGATTCACCCTCTGACAAGTCTTCCTGGCTTGCCAGCATTCTATTCCTTAACAACTAGGCAAGGAGGAAAGAACTGAGGCCCCATAGAAATGGTAGCTCAGACTGTGATGTGGGCCTTTCACTCTTCACCTCGCCGGGCATGCGGGCAGAACAGCTCACTTTGCAGACGCTTCCTAAGACCATAGATGTGAGGAATGGGCCCGAGAGGTGAGGCTGGTCAGGTCGGAGGAAGGATTTTCATAATTTTGCCAATTCCATTTCTTCCACAGATTTCTTTTGGGGAAACATAAAGCTGCTATTGAAGTGTATAATGAAGCAGCTAAACTTAACCAGAAAGACTGGGTAAGTAGGGAACTTTCAGTTCTCCTCAGTGAGGAATCACACACTTGATCAAGTCACTGTATCCCACTGTAATCTGCGTTATTGGAGTAGTCTGTTCATACTCATCTTGGTCTTATTTGGTACACAATAAGCTACCATTGACAGATATACCAAATCTTGAATGATATATTAATTACCATGTttgtttcaaatatattttgtatacataagaacatatttgtgtatatatatgcacagatGCATTCACACAACACACACATGCTGACAAACACATACACAACAGTGCTGATGTAGATACGCAATGTAATCACTGCACATGTATGCACATACAAACATACAATAACATATCCATGCActcacacacaaatatatgtacacatgcacaTACCCCTATACATACCCATACATAGGCAGGTCTCTCCTGGTGggatgtaagctttttgagggtacatctgttatttctttttgtctttgtatcctcaatgactagcacagtatctggaatacagtaggcatttaataaatgcttattaattatcttctatgtgccaggcaccatgttattcaagatacaaaaacaaactgaaaaattTCCCGCACTTGGGGAGCTTCTCTTTTCCCATCCAAAGCCATGAGTGGCCCTTTAGGTTTGTGCTTGTATCAAATTTCTGTGATAAGCTTTTGGTATCCAAGATATATGAACAGTTATCATATACTTGAATATAAATCCAAAAGCTATTTCTTGATAGGTggtcaaagatatgaacaaaAGATTGTAAAAGAActgcaaaatatttaaaaaccacttgaaagaatgcttcaaatcactaagaataagagatgcaaatcaacaaAGTCCTGAGATTATTACTTACAccctgcaaattggcaaagatgaataGAGACAGGATGGATAATTTCAGTGGAATTGAGAAAGATTGGCACACTtgtgcattattggtggagctcTAAACAAGTACAACCATttaggagagcaatttggaattatacaaagaAACTAAAATGCCCATATCCTTTTACCCATAGATTCCATTAGTAGACTTACACCCCAAGGAGGctattgataaaaagaaagtgcccatatatacaaaactatttatagcagcattttttgtgatagcaaagaattggaaacgaGAAGATGCCTATagtttggggaatagctaaacaaactgGATAcacgaatgtaatggaatatccaTGGGCTGTAATAAAAGGCAAATGTGATGAAAACAGAAAAGTTTGGCATGATATCTACGAAAGGGTGCACCatatgaagtaagcagagccaagaaaacaaaatatacaatgaCCACAACCATAAAGGTTAGAACCACatacacaaaaaaatgaaaagtgaatcttgtaaaattatggaaaatatgtcttaaaagagaagagatgagaagatgTTTTCACTTCATGACTTTATAGAGGTGGGAGGCCCACCAgagttttctctcattttctgactttttctatatattgatcaattatgctgatttttcttcttcttttcctttttctgtttttaaaaaatatttttatatgtgatGACTCTTTGTGAGGGTGAGATGGAGTGATAGTGGGAGAAACTGTTAATGCAATAAAAcaatatagttataaaatatatattttaattggtAAAAATATGCTACTatgtatttttcctatttttctctccctGTGAAAAAGTATGTGTATTTTAGACTCCTTCTGTGTAATCCcaaaataatttcccaaatgATTGTACCAATTTgaagttccaccaacagtgtgttaATGTGTCCATTTTTATACATCAttgactcaatttttaaaaataatttctggcaGTTTGCTAGCtgtaaaataaaaccttaaagtttttatttgtatttgattATTAGTAGCAATTTGGAGCATTCATTCAAGCAATCATTTTCAATTAATTAAGAAAGTTACTGTTTAAAGAAATTCTTTAATGAAACCTTTTACAATATAGATATttacttcctcattttattttattttgaggtttttttgtatatatgtattttcttaTGAATGCTGGATGTACTTTTAAAGCTTCCTTCAAAGATGTCTGCCTCTTCTATGATTTTTTTGATGATCAGTGGGTCAAGTTTATGAATCCAAACACAGTCACTTGTCATCGTCTCCAAGCCAGGGGTTCAGTTGTTCTCAGATTCTCTTGGGTCCTGCTTTTCTTCTTGAGATAATACTGCAAGTTCTTCCTCCTGTCAGGACTATCTTTTTGCTCAGGTCTCGCTAGaagctctctctgcctctgctttCTTAGAAAGAAAACCACTTATTCAATTTGCTTTTCTAACTTAGAGAATCTGTACTATTTATTTCTCACCAAGTACCTTGATTTACCACATCAATCTGTCTGCTAAATATAAAAGAACACATTTAAAGTCTTTGACTGAAATGTAGCTACAGTTTGTGTTTTCAAATTGAGGCTTGTCTGAGCAAAGACTCTTTCCACAGGATACTATTTTGTTCCGTCTGTTTGCCACCTGACACTGTTGTTCTTTCTTTTGCACAGGAAATCTGCCATAACTTAGGAGTTTGTTACATGTATCTGAAGCATTTCAACAAGGTAATTTGCACAATTAGGTTTGTCTTTGGATAAAGGATTTCACCAATTCACCATACTGCAGCCAAATTTACTGATGATTTGGTTTATGTGGCTTGGAGAAATAGATCATCTGATTTCTAGGACTTATAAAAAGTTTAAGATCTTTTATTGCCTCTTGGTTTTGTAATTATCTTGTGGttttaggtattttttaaaaagaaaaggcaagttTGAAAGATTATGGAAGGCAGGTAGTAATCTGAAATGTGGCTCTTcctattttgcttttctctgcttttctctcccttctcctctaatTGTGAGGTTCGCAAACATTCTGACAAAACTCATATGTTGAAAGTGGATCCTGTTAACCTTTAAGTGGACATTTCCAAGTGCTGTAACCATTTCACAGCTCCCCTTGTGTAGTTTAAACATTAGGTGGTAGAGATTGATTTTCAGCTCTAAGGGATCTGATATGTGAGAGATTCTCTAGGCTTTTCAGCCTTCCAACTTAATTTCCAAAGGCAGATGAACATGTGAGAGGTTCAGGGCATGTGTGGAGATCATGATTCTTTCTTTAAAGAGCAATCAACTCTCATTCTTTTCCCACTGGACTCTCTTGGTGAGGAAATCATGCAGTTCTCAGAGTCCTCAGGAGAGTGTTACTTTGAGCCCACTAGGATGTCAAACTGAGCGAGGTCTGGCTGGTCCAAGGAAAGCATGCCAGACTCTGATCTGTTTATGTGAAGACTGTAGCAAGGATGCCTCTCTTAAATTTTGTGTGCTTGTTGAGGTGTGCCACATCTCCCATTTTGTATCTGGGAGACTTGTTCAGTTGAGCGTCCTCTTTCTGAAACATGCTGAGTAAGTCAGGCACCCTCCCCAGAGAAGCAAATCTGTTACAAGCTCTGGAGCCCCGAGGCCAGGGTACATGTAGGGTGAAGGAAGTCTGCTGGAGCTCCATGTGGACTTGGGCAATGGTTCAGGCAGTGCTGCATAGAGCCGAGCCACCATGTTCCTGCCAGACTGGTCATCTTAGAGTGAGAGGGGGCAAGGGGAAGGACACTCCCTTAACTGCCCAAAGGAGAAAAGAGCATGTGTTCTGGCTCCCCAGATGTGGTGCTGGGGAAATGCCAGCTTAAGCATCATCACcattaataatagaaatatagcCCTCAGCTGAGTGACACAGAGTTGTCCATTTGCCTTTTCCTATGTGGCACCGACTTGGTTCTTTTTTACCATATAGGCAAAAGACCAATTGCACAATGCTCTGCAGCTCAACAAACATGATCTGACCTACATAATGTTGGGAAAAATTCATTTGCTGGAAGGGGACCTGGACAAGGCTATTGAAATCTATAAGAAGGCTGTGGAGTAAGTATGTCCATTTTCTCTAGAGTGGTAGAAGAAAATGTGATAGAACAGATTTCAACACTGCAAATCTGAATGGAAGCATAGtgaattgctttcattttcattgttcaTATTGGTTTGGCGTGATTGGGACAGTCCCTGTAGTAATTGTCCTTAACCATCTGTCCCATTAAGCCcctgaatttcttcatttctgcTTCATCACTAACACTGAAAAAGGAGATATTCAAGCTCTCTTGGATGATAGTGGGCTGGAGAAAGAACATCTTTCTTGAAAAATGGCAAATGCCCAAGACCCTTTCTCCCCTGGGGGATTGCCTTGAGGTTCAGCCAGTCAAGCATCTCAGCAACTGAGCAACCAGTGTGAGCCTTCCTTGTCTGAAATGAGCTTATGTGAAATTAAATGTTAGGTGCATGATGCAAAGGTGGGAACTTTGGAGTTCAGTGCTGTCCATATTTAAATGGCCAGAGTTGTAAGAGGGAATGATAAAGGGGACAGCTAAATGGCATAAtgttgaaaattaatattatgccaaATGTTATGtgctaaatataatatttagaaattggtttggaaatataatgttagttttaaaaagcattgtggttgccatttataaaataattaactcttaagtcacgaGGATGATAGTaccttttaacaatttaattttaatataaatatagtccaagaaagaaataaggagggaaggaaatagaaaaatatttactagcctaccaccctaatctTAACAGCCCACTAGAGTTTCATCCACTCGAGCCACCAATGCCAAATCGCAGAAAGACGCCCagccaaagacctccagagaagacCCTGGGGGATTCTGGTTTCTTTTACACAATGGtgcagtggactgagagccaggcctagaaacaggaggtcctgggttcaaaactggcctgagatactttctagctgtgtgacgctggacaagtcacttaattcccattgcctagcccttactgttcttttttcttgaaactaatacatggttctaagatgaaaggtaagagttaaaaaaaaaaaaaaacaggaggggGTATACCCAAGTCCTAAGTGGTAATCCTTAAACATGGGGACTAGTACTTGCTGTGATATTCCTTCTGTCTTGAGATCTTCctccattcttttatttattttttatttttttaaattaaacccttacctttagtcttggagtcaatactgtgtattggctccaaggcagaagagtggtaagggctaggcaatgggggtcaagtgacttgcccagggtcacacagctaggaagtgtctgagaccagatttgaacctaggaccttccatttctaggtctggttctcaaacccctgagctacccagctgcctccccaccccacccttccTCCAGTCTTAACACAGAATGGATCCTATATTAGCCATAGACTCTTTTGAGGATATAAACCTTTATATAACCCAATGTTATCTAACCCTATACAGAAGATGACAAAGCCCTGATTGTTGATAATTGGGTAAACCTTAATTGTGGAGATAACTGGCTTCACTTTGGTGATTTCTGATCTCCTTCTTGGGTATCAGGTTCTGTCAGGTTTTGGCACAGATCACTTTTTGGGGTATTTCTTTTCAGGGGAACAGCCATCCCAGTAAATTTGAGTGTAGGATGGGTTTTATCAGAAAGCAGAATGTCTTTCTGCTCTGTTACATTTTGTAGGAATTATCTTCTGAATCATTCTGAGATTTATCCTTCCTGTTCTATCCAGGCTCATCTCTTACCTCACTTTATTCTTACCAAGGCAGTGAAGCTCCAAATACATGTTTGGTTACTTGGTTATTTATAATTCTGGCCCATCAGCAgccacattttccatttttagaaaGGCATGATAATGTTTAATGATGACTAGCATATCCAGAATGGCCACCAAAAACCCTTCAGTTTTACCAAACAACTTGCTCTGTTTGAAgcataaattatttctttctacatGATCTTGGTGGAGTTCTTATGGATAAGTAGCTAGGGACACTATAGCTTCTTTTGAATTGTTACCAACCTcatcaagtcatttaaattcagtattttaattcagtaagtatttattgagaGCCTGCTATGATCCAGGAACTGTGTTGGTCACTGAGGTTAAAAAGGCCATGTCTTTCTTCAAGGAGCTTGTGTTCTCCTGGGTATGTTCAGCAAGtacacagatagataaataggaaGTCAGTTACTGGGCACTAATCCCTGGGGCATCAGTCAGGAAGGGGCCTCTGAAGAAGGATCCATCTGAGTGAGCTGGGAAGGGAGTTAGGGGTTCTCAAGGgtagaggtaaggagggagagccATGCAGGCATGTGAGGGGAAAACTGCTGCCAAGCCTGAGGCTGGAGATGGCCTGTCACCTTCGAAGACATGTAAGGGGAAACATGGGAAATCAGTTCAGAAAGATAGGTGGGAGCCATTGGGGAGTTTGTTTTGTCCCAGAGATACTAGGGAAGCAAACATGGGAGTGATAGTAGGCCAGAGCCTGGCAGTGGTGTGGAGGGTAGATCATAAGGGGGAGGAATTGGAAGGGGATGATGAGGGCTGCATGAGGATCATGGAGAAGTGTGTACCTTCAAGAGACCTAGAGTGAGGATGGGAAAGGGGTCCTCTGATTGGTGGTGAGGGGCAAGTGAAAGGGAAAGTTTGGGAGTGTGCCctagacagaaatagggaagtcagGAAAAGGAGTAGtttaaggaggaaagagaaggaatccTGTTTTTAGATTGAGTTTGATAGCAGGTGGAAGTGGTTAGCAAGTCATGTGGGCCTGGAATTGGAACTCAGGAGGGGAGATGACCATTGGCTGTAGATGTATGGGATTTTTTTGCATTGATAGACTAATTGAACCCCAAAAGTGAATAGCATCACAGAGATAAAGTGTAGGGAGAAAAGTGGGCCCAGGATAGAGTTCTGGGGTTGGTTTACCTGTATATAGGGGGCTTGGATGATGACATTTTGGGGTAATTAATTAGAATTGGTATAACAAGCTCACTGGTCTGTGTTCCAGGTTCTCACCAGAAAATACAGAACTTCTCACAACCTTAGGACTACTCTATTTACAGGTAATTCCAGCTCTCCTCATTCATAAGCTGATTTTGAAAATGGCCTATTAGTTCAGtccaaagtttttcttttctttgaagccTTTTGATACGGACTTGATATTTTTCACTCAAGGCCTTTCATGAGGATTCTCTCCTATGTCTCCTAATTTTCTGCATCAGCATGAGAATAGGGATTCTGTTTGGGGCCCAGTTGTATTCCTTAGCCAGTCTGGGATAACACTGGAAGGACAAATAATTCCCCCGGTGAAAAAGTTCATTTGTTTCTTGTGGAAGACAGCAATGATGATACTGGAAGTCATGACTCCTGGGGCTGGGTTGGGGCCCTTTCACCTGAAGACCTCAGTCCAAGAGGAGTGCACAGGTGCTGAAACGTGGAGGTATTGTGCCCAAAATTAGAACAGCAGGAGAATCTTCCCTTTTACTTCCCCCTTACCCCCTTATTCCATCAGGTAGGGTTCAGGGTGGCTTTCAGAGGAGGAAGGGGCTCTAGGTCAGCCACTCAGCGTCCTGTTCAGATGGCTCAGGGCAGTATAGCTGCAGACCCTATAGTGAGTGGCCTTtgcatcttatttttttcttcaagtgaGAAGAAAGGGGTCTCCTAAAAATTGTCCTCCAAAGGGAGTAGGGAGTGGGCTTGTGGACCCTGAAGGTCTTTGCCTGTGGCAGGCAGCTGAGGGCAGAAGGAGTGACTTGTCACTATGGTCTCCTACAGTGGCTGCTTCTGGCCAGGCAGTCACATGGAAGATCATCACCTTGTGATAatggtctctttctttctttttaaacttgaTACACTTCATTTTGACACAGCTTAGAATTCTCAACAAATCTAACACAAAGTATATTCCCTGAACACAATGACGCACTCCCATCTGTTAAGTTGAGGCCCCTTTACCCTGCTGTCATCTCTGATCACTTAGTGGAAAGGATCTCTATTTGAACTTTGATCTTTGGAACCAAAAATATCAGTATTTTATTTACATCAAAGACATTGTGTGAATTTGGGAGTCTCTTTTCTCAAGTCTTCTTAGATTCTTTTGAATTCctaattttctttatgttttacaGTATAACAATATTCTATTCTATTGACATATCACAATTATTTAGCTCTTCTTCTCCTGGGAatctgtaccaatgaaatcacaaatccatacCCACTTTTGTACATAAAATCATTGGGAAAAGCTACAAAATGCCAGGAGCTACTGGTTTTCATCTTGGGGACAGACAGAGCTTCAACCATGGAAATTCTCTTGTCAGGCCCAAGATATATGTGTCTAGTGAATGTCAGTTTTTTCTGCGACTCTGATAttgttctcttattttccttaccCTCCCCAAGCTTGGCATTTACCAGAAGGCATTTGAACATCTTGGAAATGCGCTGACTTTTGACCCTACCAACTACAAGGTATCAAAGGATGTAGTCCCACAGGAATGTCATTGCTTTCATATATAATAGTCTCTCGTGCCAAACAGAGCAAACTTTGCACAGGCAGGGTCCTGGAGCTTTTTAATAAGATATGGAGATCTATGAATAAGTTATGAGGTAAGAGAATGGATGGGTGGGTGACACTGAGTGGATGTCCAGAGTCAGATGACACTACAAGGCTGCGAGATCAAATCTGAGGACAGGCATAGACTCCCAGGCTTTGTAGTCTGACAGAATGTAGAACTGGCCTGCTTATTATATGAGGGAAAACTGAGCTATAGCTTGCTAATTATGGCTTGTTTcttcaatcaaccaacaaacatttcttaagtgcctacaaGGTTCCAGGCAGACACTGAGCTCTGTAGATATATAAAAAGGACATGCAGGGTCCTTCCCCTTAAAGACTTAACCTAACATGGAGGCACTTGGTGGGCCCTGCTCATGAAAGAAGATGAATTGATTGATTATAGTTgagaaaagtttgtatttttcttaggAAAGGGAGATAGGAAAACCCCTGCTTCTCTCCCAGAAGAGGGAAGAGTAagctttaacatttattttagtgTCATTAGTGTAATAGTTTTGTCCCTCGGGTTTTTTGGAAATTAGTTATGTAGTAGCCATTCATGCTGATGGAGCCTAAAAGGAGCAGCATCCTCCCTCTGGGCTCCAAGGTGGAGGAATGATCTTCTACCTAAGTGGTAAAAGAGGTTTTCTGTGGACTTTTAGGCTATCTTAGCAGCAGGCAGCATGATGCAGACCCATGGGGACTTTGATGTTGCACTCACCAAATACAGAGTCGTGGCTTGTTCTGTGCCTGAAAGTCCTCCATTATGGAACAACATTGGAATGTGCTTCTTTGGCAAGAAGAAGTATGTTGCAGTAAGtgcctcccttttctttctcttctctggtgCTTCAGGTCTTCAGTAGCTCCTTGCCTGGGCCCCATTACATTTTTCTTCCCTGCAGGCTATCAGCTGTCTGAAAAGAGCCAACTATTTGGCACCATTTGACTGGAAGATCCTGTACAACTTGGGGCTTGTCCACCTGACCATGCAGCAGTATGCATCCGCCTTTCACTTTCTCAGCGCCGCTATCAACTTCCAGCCCAAGATGGGGGAGCTCTACATGCTCTTGGCAAGTATGTGATGCCCCCCTCAAAACTACAGTGGAGTCAAGGGAGCCCTGACTGGTAGGAAGGAACAGTTCTTGTTCTGTCCCATTGGAGCTGCCCCATTCACACTGCCATTTGTCAGAAAACTGAAGGAGGAAGAGCGGTCATTTAGGTGCTAGGTGCTCTGGTAGGTCCTTTGTCTGGAAGAAGGCGTTTCACACTCAGTGAATGGCCCTTCAAGTCAGGAGGTTAATCATTCCTAGCTCAGATCCGCTTCTGTACCACCATTGACAGCAGCAACATCAAGTTCCAGAGGCAAAGGGAGGGCAAAGAGTCTTGGCCTCGGAATCACAAAGCCCCAGGTTCAAGGACCTCAGCTCTCTAAGAGAAGGCATGATTGCCCTTTAGAGTGTTCTAAGGACCATTGTGGGAAAGAGGGATTGAGCCACGTTTGTTTTGCTCACCACCTGAGTTCAGACTAGAACTAATGGCTAAAAGTGTCATGGTAACCGAACTTAGTGCATTATGAGGACAAACAATAAACATTAAAGACATTCAACAGTTGAAGGGCTCTCTTAATACATGGTGAGGTCTCCATCATTGGGAATATTTATTGGTATAGACAGGATTTCTGACAAAGTATTGATTGGCGGCCTTGAGTCTCTTCCAAGGCTGAGATTCTGTGAATATAAGTCCTAAGATTGAAGTTTAGGATGGTAAGCCCAGTATTGGCACTCACTAGCTGTTAAGTCTCGGGATGTTAGCTAACAcgtctgtaaagtgaggataagaAGACTTGGTGGTGGAGCAAGTTTGTATTCAAATCCTTTCTCCGTTACCCTGCCTCCGAGTTCTAGGCCTCTGATCTCTGCAGTGGGCTGTGGGGAGGCACAGTAAGAGGCTCTGGGAGCCCAGGCCATTGCACTGAGTCAGCAGACTTTGTTTCACCCCAGGCACTGCTTTCTTTTCTGTGCCACAGTTGCTTTGACCAACCTGGAAGATACTGAGAACGCCATCCGAGCCTACGCAGAAGCAGTTGCCCTTGACCAGTGAGTGTGGGGGGCGGGGTCTTTGTCCCACATCCTGCCCCCATTTAGTCTGTGGTGAAGACAGTCCAATCCCTGGGCCTGGTCTGTGGTGCTGCCCAACTTCTGCTGGGCTCAGCTTGCCTCTGACCCCTGTTCTCCTTGGACAAGTGAAGCACTTCCTGACGCCAGGAAGGGGCAGAAGTAGGAACTGTATCCCCTGCCCTGAACACAGCAAAGGCATTCTAGGGATGTTTTCAGTGACATCCTTAGTTGTCTAGTGGTGGTCCTGGCAGCACAGGGGCAGTGTAGGTGTAAGTCAATTCAGCCCTGACTGCTGAGTGCTAAAAGGCGCTGGGAGCGGAATTCTGAGAAAGCCGTTCTTCCTTTTGTCCTGGCAGCATTCTTAGTGGTGGAGGAGGGGAAGCTTGCTTTGGAGGGCTGAACTGGGGATGTTGGGCACTAGTGTCCAACACTGCCCCACAGGAAGGGCATGAAGAGGCTTCAGGACCCCGACTGGTTCTTTAATCTTTCTGTTGGGAAAATATGGAATTCAACATTTTTCTTGGGAAACACAAAGTGATCTGAAATAGCCTTTCATTACAAGGTCACAATGCACTTGTTTTGTGTTTGCCAACCTCAGGTCTAATCCTCTAGTAAATTTGAATTATGCTGTGCTGCTGTACAatcagggagagaagaggagggccCTGGCCCAATAccaagagatggagaagaaagtCACCCTGCTCAAGGGGAGCAGCTCTTTGGATTTTGACCCTGAGGTATGTCTGATTACCCCTGCATTGAACAAGCCTGCCCCAAATAAAGTGAGTTCAGTAGAAGGCTTTATCCAACTAGGCCTTGTTCAGTAGTCCTGTTTGCAAAGTGTAGTGTGTGTGTACTCTAATGTTGCTGGCATTGTCAaggacataatttttaaaaaacaaaataaaattttactattttttatagCTTTATCCACATTTTCCAATGTATCCCAATTCCGCTTCTTAGTAATCTACCTCCTATTTAAAAAGAAGGCCATCATTTTCATTCATGTTATGAATGGAACTTTACATGTTTAAACAGAACTAAGTAAATCCATCCCTCTTCAGAACAGCCCTTATTTGTCAATGGTACCACCCTTCTCCTAGTAATTGGATCTCATCCTCAGGGTCatccttattttttctctcatcctATATATCCaccattttctatttctctcacgTCTATCTCTGAAACATTTCCCCAAGCCTTGTCCTTTGTTCTCAAGGCCTCTTGCCTATAGTTGATGCCCACATTGTGTCTTAGACTAATGCAGTAGCCTCCTCATGGGCTTCCCCACTTGACTACATAATTCACACTTGCCTTAGGGATTTCCTAGGAAGTGTAGGTCTGACCATATTACCCCACCCACACTCAGGAAATCAGTAGTTGGGGACCAAATTGAAATTCTTCTGTTCAGTATTCATAGCTTCTTCACAACCAGGCCCCATTCCTACTTCCAGCTTTATTACATATCATCTCTCTCTACATATTATGTTGAGTCAAACTTTCCCTCTAGCTGCTCCTCACATGTAACTCA encodes:
- the BBS4 gene encoding Bardet-Biedl syndrome 4 protein isoform X3, translating into MFPFRFLLLWGQQAGDNSVSWHSRTSKTSFEKRGKRHMTSKQADNRDLAKQSNFQRITLAPEFPVLEKQNWLIHLHYIRKDYAACKALIKEQLQETQGLCEYAIYVQALIYRLEGNIQESLELFQSCAVLNPQNADNLKQVARSLFLLGKHKAAIEVYNEAAKLNQKDWEICHNLGVCYMYLKHFNKAKDQLHNALQLNKHDLTYIMLGKIHLLEGDLDKAIEIYKKAVEFSPENTELLTTLGLLYLQLGIYQKAFEHLGNALTFDPTNYKAILAAGSMMQTHGDFDVALTKYRVVACSVPESPPLWNNIGMCFFGKKKYVAAISCLKRANYLAPFDWKILYNLGLVHLTMQQYASAFHFLSAAINFQPKMGELYMLLAIALTNLEDTENAIRAYAEAVALDQSNPLVNLNYAVLLYNQGEKRRALAQYQEMEKKVTLLKGSSSLDFDPEMVEMAQKMGAALQVGEALVWTKPAKDPKSKHRTTSANRSSNFQQPLGSNQALGQAMSSAAGFGKTMQLPIGAGASSQFAKPPSLPLEPEADPPQSSSEVPETPKGRLAPE
- the BBS4 gene encoding Bardet-Biedl syndrome 4 protein isoform X4; its protein translation is MAEEKQQTTTQFPGTAEPQKPRSRKAPEFPVLEKQNWLIHLHYIRKDYAACKALIKEQLQETQGLCEYAIYVQALIYRLEGNIQESLELFQSCAVLNPQNADNLKQVARSLFLLGKHKAAIEVYNEAAKLNQKDWEICHNLGVCYMYLKHFNKAKDQLHNALQLNKHDLTYIMLGKIHLLEGDLDKAIEIYKKAVEFSPENTELLTTLGLLYLQLGIYQKAFEHLGNALTFDPTNYKAILAAGSMMQTHGDFDVALTKYRVVACSVPESPPLWNNIGMCFFGKKKYVAAISCLKRANYLAPFDWKILYNLGLVHLTMQQYASAFHFLSAAINFQPKMGELYMLLAIALTNLEDTENAIRAYAEAVALDQSNPLVNLNYAVLLYNQGEKRRALAQYQEMEKKVTLLKGSSSLDFDPEMVEMAQKMGAALQVGEALVWTKPAKDPKSKHRTTSANRSSNFQQPLGSNQALGQAMSSAAGFGKTMQLPIGAGASSQFAKPPSLPLEPEADPPQSSSEVPETPKGRLAPE
- the BBS4 gene encoding Bardet-Biedl syndrome 4 protein isoform X5: MTSKQADNRDLAKQSNFQRITLAPEFPVLEKQNWLIHLHYIRKDYAACKALIKEQLQETQGLCEYAIYVQALIYRLEGNIQESLELFQSCAVLNPQNADNLKQVARSLFLLGKHKAAIEVYNEAAKLNQKDWEICHNLGVCYMYLKHFNKAKDQLHNALQLNKHDLTYIMLGKIHLLEGDLDKAIEIYKKAVEFSPENTELLTTLGLLYLQLGIYQKAFEHLGNALTFDPTNYKAILAAGSMMQTHGDFDVALTKYRVVACSVPESPPLWNNIGMCFFGKKKYVAAISCLKRANYLAPFDWKILYNLGLVHLTMQQYASAFHFLSAAINFQPKMGELYMLLAIALTNLEDTENAIRAYAEAVALDQSNPLVNLNYAVLLYNQGEKRRALAQYQEMEKKVTLLKGSSSLDFDPEMVEMAQKMGAALQVGEALVWTKPAKDPKSKHRTTSANRSSNFQQPLGSNQALGQAMSSAAGFGKTMQLPIGAGASSQFAKPPSLPLEPEADPPQSSSEVPETPKGRLAPE